One stretch of Castor canadensis chromosome 12, mCasCan1.hap1v2, whole genome shotgun sequence DNA includes these proteins:
- the Stpg4 gene encoding protein STPG4, whose translation MEQPVISITSAVLRDDLGLGDSLIGIPKPVQKHSSFEREGWWRVALTNTPIPGTYHLKTFIEESLLNPVITTYSFKNEGRKKPSLVQRNDPVLNDLPHYSPPGFLDLLNKQKASYAFKDKPRPSPSALVYKDKSLQLAPGQYDILPTPVPKYVSRSFVFRSTVQRFPPNYFTPHEGPGPGHYNLRTPPTSSITSCFRSRVPRFLPSCSKTPGPGAYTSSSQFPKQSPIIAKMGREHSLFFNNTIGI comes from the exons ATGGAGCAGCCAGTCATCTCCATCACCTCCGCAGTTCTAAGAGACGATCTGGGGCTTGGAGACTCGCTCATCGGGATCCCG AAACCAGTCCAGAAGCATTCATCTTTTGAAAGAGAAGGATGGTGGAGAGTTGCACTAACA AATACTCCTATCCCTGGTACTTACCACttgaaaacatttattgaagaatcCCTATTAAATCCAGTGATCACGACctacagttttaaaaatgaaggaaggaagaagccatCTCTTGTGCAAAGAAATGATCCAGTCCTAAATGATCTTCCCCACTATAGTCCTCCTGGCTTCCTAGACCTGTTAAATAAGCAAAAGGCCTCGTATGCATTCAAGGACAAGCCTCGGCCAAGCCCCAGCGCCCTGGTTTACAAAGATAAG TCACTTCAGCTTGCCCCGGGGCAATACGATATACTTCCTACACCAGTTCCCAAGTACGTGTCCAG gaGCTTTGTATTTCGTTCTACAGTTCAAAGATTCCCACCAAACTACTTCACTCCT CACGAAGGCCCTGGCCCAGGTCACTATAATTTAAGAACACCTCCAACAAGCTCCATTACTTCTTGTTTTCGGTCCAGGGTTCCCCGATTCTTGCCCAGCTGTTCA AAAACCCCAGGGCCAGGAGCATATACATCTTCAAGTCAGTTCCCTAAACAGTCCCCAATCATTGCAAAAATGGGCCGAGAACACAGCCTCTTCTTCAACAACACAATTGgtatataa